The genomic stretch CGTGGGGCGAGGATGGCGGCTACGGCGAATTGCAGACATGCTGCCAGAATAACCAGCCAAGCGATCACTGCTTCGGGGGTTTCCAGATTCATGGCGGGCACCCGCATGAGGCCGAGGGCGAGGAACATCACAATCACCGCGATCATCGAAATGCGTGTGTACTTCGCGGTGGTGGATAGATGCGCACTCATATCAATCAACGTACAGGAACCGGTTGGCGTTGAAGAGCACGTGGCAGTATTCCGCGAGCCGCGCGATGGCCGGCGGTGTGTGCGGATTGCCAAGTGGAGCGAGAGAGTTGTCGTGCGATGAGCTGTCGGCGTGGAAGGCGTCCTTCTCGAATTGATAAAACGCCAGTGTGTGCGGTCGCACGGCTTCGCCCTTGATGACCAACGATTGTTCATCCAGCGCAGCGCTGCTCAGGCGCACGTTATCCACCAGACCATCCCAGCCGTGGCGACTGCCGCCGGTGCGGCCGCCAATCACCAGCGGTAGCTTGCTGCCGTAGTGCTTGTTACGACGAAACGGTTTCTTCGCCACCTGCAGTTTGCCGTCGGGCGTTGTGAGATCTTTCAGGTAAAACGTGGCCGTTCCCGCGCCTTCCTCGTCGAATTTCACACTCACGGCCGCGTAATAATTTTTTTTCAAATCCGGCCGCAGATTGGAAGCGATCACCTCGTAGCCGTGGTCGCCGCGTTGCGGAATGCCGGTGAGTTGCAGGATGAGATTGCGCGGTTGATAGGCGCTCTTCGTGCTCGTGACGCCCAACGCCCAGCCGGGAGTGCGTTGTTGGCTGTCCCATTGCGAAACCATAGTGCGCACGGAGGCATCGGCATACAGCGAATCCAATCGGAGGAATGCTTCGGCGGTAAAATCGCCGGTGGGCATCTTGCCCGGCTTGGCGGTTTCCAAAGCGCGCTGGCCGCCGTCGGGCTGAATCCACGCCGCCGGACTCGGCGTGCGTTTGCCAAACATTCCAATTTTCGGCGGCTCAGGGTTGGCGGCCACCTCGCCGCCGAGATTCAGATAAGCGATGCCCGATGCCAGATGCTCCACCGAAGGGTCGCGGCCAAACGTCAGCTGATGCGCGGCGAGGACCTGCGCCTTGGGATTGCCTGGATGCAGCTGGTGCAGGCGCCGGGCAAAGGCATTGGCGCGTTGGCGGGCCCAGTCGCTATTGAGCAGCAGCAGCGATTGCGTGGCGGTGGTGGTGATGGTGCGTTGCGGCATGTGGGAGATGCGGTCGGGAGCGTCGAATGCCGCCAGCACGGCGTCGGGTTTGTTGCGCATCACTTTCAAATAAACCGAGCGCCGCACCGAACCGACGCCGTCTTCGCCTGCTCCGCCGGTTTTCAAATTCAATTCGCCGGATGCAGCCAGCAGACTGTCGCGGATTTGCTCGGCGTCCATGCGCTGTACAGTGGCGCGGGCAAACCAAGTGTTGGCCGGATCGGCCTGTTCGGCGGCGGGATGACTGGAGGCTTGCCGGTAGGTGGCGCTGGTGACCATCAATCGATGCAGCTTTTTGAGGCTCCACTCTTCAGCGATCAAACGGGTGGCGAGCCAGTCCAGTAATTCCGGGTGCGTGGGCGGCGTGCCGAGTTTGCCGAAATCGCTGGTGTTGGTGGCCAGGCCGCGTCCGAAATGTTGCTGCCACATGCGATTGACCATCACGCGCGCGGTGAAGGGGTTGTCGGCGCGCGTGATCCAGTTGGCCAGGGCCGTGCGGCGGCCGGTGGATTGCAGCGCAGCGGGCGGCGGCGTGATGACGGCGTCGCTGGGGTCGAGCAGCGTCAAAAAACCCGGCTCCACCACAGTGTCTTGCTTGGGTATGCGCGTGACCGGCGCCACAGGGCCGGCGTCGCTGACCACATATTTCACCGTCGGCAACGGTTTCGGGCGTTTGGCTTCGAACGATTTCAGTTCCGCGTGCAGCCTTTCCCACTCCGCCTTGGTGGCGTCCTTGAGGCGCTCGGGCAATTTGGATTGCTCCAAGTCAAACTGTCGCGAAGCCATCTCGGCAATCTGCCGTTCATACGCCGTGCGCTCTTCGGGGCGCTTGCGGATCATCACCTTGATCTTATCAATAAATTTTTCAAACCCCTCGCGCGTGGCGTGTTTGAGCAGCACGGGATGCTCAATGGCGTGCAGTTGGCGGCGCAGCGATTCGGTGTCGCGTCGCCATTTTTTGTCTGCCTCAAAAAACGCCGTCCGCTCGGCCAGTGTACCCACGGGCATGGCCGCGCGCGGCAGTAACGGCGCGAAAAAGGCCTGCATGCGGTAGTAGTCCTTTTGCAGAATGGGATCGAACTTGTGATCGTGGCAGCGCGCGCATTGCATGCCGAGCCCGAGAAAAGCGTCCGCCGTTACGCTGGTCACATCGGCGAGCACTTCGGCCCATTGAAACTCCACGTCGCGCTGGTTGTGTTCGTAGATCCAGTGGCGCAGGAACATGGTGGCAGTCAGAGCATCGCGATTGCCCGGATCAATCTCGTCCCCGGCCAGTTGCTCGCGTACAAACCGGTCGTAGGGTTTGTCGGCATTGAAGGAGTTGATGATGTAATCGCGATAGCGCCACGCCTCGGGCCGAAAATGATCTGCGCGGTAGCCATCGGAATCCGCATAGCGCACAAGATCGAGCCAGAACGCCGCCTGCCGTTCACCATAGCGCGGACTGGCCAACAGGCGGTCGACGAGTTTGCCGTAGGCCTCCGGCGAGGGATCTTTCAGGAACGCTGCCACCTGCTCCGGCGTGGGCGGCAGGCCGGTGAGATCCAGCGTCACGCGCCGGATCAAGGCGCGCCGGGCAGCGGGCTTGGCCGGGGTCAGTTTCTGCTCGGCGATTTTGCGCGCGATAAAGTGATCGATCTCATTCGCCGCCCAACCGGCGCCGGCCTTCGGCACGGCCGGTTGGCGCACGGGTTGATAAGACCACCACGCGAGTTGATCCTGAGTGAACTGCGCCGCGGACAGCGGCAATAGTCCCACACACAACAAAATGGCGGCACGCCAAATCACGGGCCATTTGTAGCACCGCAGCGGGATGCGGGGGAGAAAATTATCGAGGCAAAGCGGCTCGCACCGTGTCCAGCAGCGAGGCCTTGCCAGCGGCGTCCTGCCCCAATTCCCAGATCATGACACCGCCGTAGCCGCCACGGATGGCATGTTGGGTTTTGCGGCGAATCGTGGTGGCGCCATTGAAATGAAATCCACCGGCAACATCGGTATTGGGCTGCGGACTGAATTGCGCCACCAACTCACCGTAGGTGCGCGCTGTGTTTTGTGCGTTTCGACCGTAAAACGGCAGACCCAGCAGCAGCTTGGCCTTGGGTGCCCCTTGCGACTCCCAATAGCGTAGATCTTTCACGGCCCCGGCAAACGGCGCGTGAGGCGTGCCTTGGTCGTACGCCATCACGTGAATGCGATCGATGAACGGAAAAGTTTCGCGTTTCAAATGGTTCCCCCAACCGGCGGCAGCCACGGTGAGCCAAAGGCGGTGCGGCGCAAAGGCGCGTTTTAACTCGATCAATAGTGTTTGGTAATTGGCAATCTCGGCGGCTGTCTTGGGGTGCTCCCAATCCATGTCCGCGCCTTGAAGATTATGTTTGCGGACAAATGCCGTGAGTTGCCGGACAAACGTCGCCCGCGCCGTGGCGTTGGCCGTCATCGGCGCGAAGCCCGCGGATAATCCCCAACCGCCCACGCAGATGTGGACCCGCACTTTTTTGGCATGCGCGCGAGTTGTCAGTTTTTGAAGTGCCTCCGGTCGGGCGTTTTTTGTGTCCAGCGAACCATCCGCCTTGGGAGCGATGGAAAAGAAAATGATGTCGGTCAATTTTTCGACCGGCAGGGTATCGATCAGTCCCGCGCGATAATGGGGCAAATAACCCGTGACCGCCGGGGCCGACTCGACCGATTGCCAGCCGGCCAGCAACACAATCCAAGCCAGCAGAAACCGTTGCATCAGTCGCCGATAATTTTGACCAACAAACGCTTGCGGCGGCGGCCGTCGAATTCGCCGTAAAAAATCTGCTCCCACGGCCCGAAATGCAGCCGCCCTTTCGTGATGGCGACGACCACTTCGCGGCCCATCACCTGGCGTTTCATGTGGGCATCGGCGTTGTCCTCGCCGGTGTCGTTATGGCGATATTGCTCGATCGGCTCATGCGGCGCGAGCCCTTCGAGCCAGCGTTCGTAATCCGCATGCAGCCCGGATTCATCGTCATTGATAAACACACTCGCCGTGATGTGCATGGCGTTCACGAGGCACAACCCCTCCTGCACCCCGCTCTGCTGCACCAGCTCGGTCACCTGAGGTGTGATATTGATAAACGCCCGGCGTGTCGGGACATCAAACCACAGTTCCTCGGTGAGGTGCTTCATCAAACAGCAGCAGCGATGGCGTCGCCCATCTCGGTGGTGCCCACCTGACGAGCGTTGGGATCTTCGGCACTATAAATATCCCCGGTGCGCAAGCCGTTGGCGATCACGGTACCGACGGCTGCGTCAATGGCTGCCGCCGCGTCGTTCTCGGCAAAGCTATGGCGCAGCATCATGGCGGCCGACCGAATCTGCGCGATGGGGTTGGCCAGATCCTTGCCGGCAATATCCGGTGCCGTGCCCCCGGCCGGTTCGTAAAAGCCAAACGTGTGCTCGCCGCTGGTGGTGCCGAGGCTGGCGCTGGGCAGCATGCCAAGCGAGCCGGCCAAGGCGGCGGCTTCGTCACTGAGAATATCGCCAAACAAATTCTCGCACAGCACCACGTCAAACTGCGTGGGCCGCAGTAGAAACTGCATCGCGGCGTTGTCCACAAACATGTGCTCGAGGGTCACGTCCGGATACTCGGCGGCCACGCGCGTGACCACCTCGCGCCAAAGCACGCCGTTCTCCAGCACGTTCGCCTTGTCGATGCTCATCACGTGTTGGCGGCGAAGCTGCGCGCTTTGAAAGCCGACGTGCGCGATGCGCTCGATCTCGCTCGTGCTGTAAACCATCGTGTCCACCGCGCGCTGTTGGCCATCCTCCAACGTCTCGGTGTTTTTCGGCTGACCAAAATACATACCACCGGTCAGCTCGCGCACGACCAGTAAATCGATTCCATCTCCTTGCCGTTCGGCCTTTAACGGACACGCGTGCGCCAGCTCAGCCGGCAGCTTCACCGGGCGCAGGTTGGCAAACAGGCCAAACTCCTTGCGCAGAGCCAGCAAGGCCGCGCGCTCGGGGCGTTCTTCCTTCGGGATGGTCGGGTCACGATCCGGCAGGCCGACGGAGCCGAACAAGATGGAATCACTCTCGCGACACAGCGCGAGGGTGTCGTCGGGCAGCGCTTTGCCGGCGGCGTCAATGCCTGCCCAGCCGACCGGCGCCTCGGTGACATCCAGTTGAAATCCAAACTTTCCCTCGGCCGCGCGCAGCACCTTCAGCGCCTCGCGCACCACCTCCGGCCCAATGCCATCACCCGCCATTGCGGCGATTTTATAAATGCGTTCACTCATTTGAAATGCGAGCGCGCAGCTTAGGGGCCGTCCAGCGTGGGGTGAAGAAAAATGTGATCAACCGACGGCAAAAACATTTCGCAAAAACGCGTTGACCCGCCCCGCCTTGCGGGCCTACGTTCTCCCCGAACCCCTAACATTTAGGAAAACAGACTTATGAGTAAAATTGTTCCTCTTATTAGTTCCGGCACCAAAGGCCCGTTGGGCGTGCTTCATCTGCCGCGGTTGTGGCAAAAAGTAAGCCTCGAAGCGGCCGGTAAAATCGCGGACGGTTACCCCGGCATCGGTGGTGGCTACGACAGTATGGTGATCGCCGGCCTCGGCCTCGATGCCGAAGCGGTGCGCAGCTACATCACCAACGAGAAGCCGACGTACACGCAATTCGAAGCGTGGATATCGGCGCAGGACGGCGCGACGCTGGGCGGCGACGCCATCGGCGCGTTGAACGATTCCATCGCTGGCTATAACCACGATGCCGATACGAAGGCGGGCATCCTCGGTGCTTGCGGCCTTGACGCTGGCCCGGATGATGCGATCAACCTGAACAACCTCGACGACTGGCAGGAATTCCACGCCGCCGAGATTGCTGGTTAAATCGGAAAAACAGAATCACGACGGCGTCCGCAAGGGCGCCGTTTTTTTTGTGACACGGATATCACAGCTGTGAAATCCGTGTCTGAAAACTAAAGCACCTTCTTCAACGCCTTCCCCAGCCGAGCGATGCCTTCTTGGATGTTGGGGATGCTGCCGCTGCCGAAGCTGAGGCGCATTTCGCGGTTGGGTTTGCGGCGGGTGGGGTCGTCGGCGTAGCAGAGGTTGCCGGGGACGTAGATCATCTTTTGCTTGAGGGCGGCGGCGAAGAGTTTGCTTTTGAGATCGGTCTTCACGCGGGCGGGCATTCGAGCCCAGACGTAGAGGCCGCCGTTGGGCTCGGTCCATTCCACGCCTTCCGGCAAATGCTCGTGGCAGGCGCGGACCATTGCGGCGGCTTTTTTCGCATAACGTTTGCGCAGGGATTGCACGTGGGTTTCGTACGCGCCGGTGCTGAGCGCGCGCGAGATGAGTTGCTGCAAAAAGTTCGTGGTCCCGAAATCGTGATTGCCCTTCACGCGCAATGCCGCCGTGAGCAACGGCGCGGGAAGGAAGCCAAAGCCAACGCGCACGCCGGTGGCGTAGGGTTTGCTGTAGGTGCTGGTGTAAATGACACGGTCGCCGGTGCGATCCATTGTAAGCGCGCCGGGGGTGTCCTCACCGGCAAAACGCAGCTCTCGGTAGGCGGCGTCTTCCAGCAAATAAATCGGATGACCGGCAAATTTTTCGTAGCGGCGCAGCAGCTTGAGTGCGGCGGCTTTTTT from Limisphaerales bacterium encodes the following:
- a CDS encoding YjbQ family protein, translating into MKHLTEELWFDVPTRRAFINITPQVTELVQQSGVQEGLCLVNAMHITASVFINDDESGLHADYERWLEGLAPHEPIEQYRHNDTGEDNADAHMKRQVMGREVVVAITKGRLHFGPWEQIFYGEFDGRRRKRLLVKIIGD
- the leuB gene encoding 3-isopropylmalate dehydrogenase codes for the protein MSERIYKIAAMAGDGIGPEVVREALKVLRAAEGKFGFQLDVTEAPVGWAGIDAAGKALPDDTLALCRESDSILFGSVGLPDRDPTIPKEERPERAALLALRKEFGLFANLRPVKLPAELAHACPLKAERQGDGIDLLVVRELTGGMYFGQPKNTETLEDGQQRAVDTMVYSTSEIERIAHVGFQSAQLRRQHVMSIDKANVLENGVLWREVVTRVAAEYPDVTLEHMFVDNAAMQFLLRPTQFDVVLCENLFGDILSDEAAALAGSLGMLPSASLGTTSGEHTFGFYEPAGGTAPDIAGKDLANPIAQIRSAAMMLRHSFAENDAAAAIDAAVGTVIANGLRTGDIYSAEDPNARQVGTTEMGDAIAAAV
- a CDS encoding PLP-dependent aminotransferase family protein, whose translation is MREALVRPGLISLAAGFTDNPSLPVEITRNIMAEMLRSGKTGQPPLQYGTTAGDETLRTLTARRLAQLDGQSPKAKAYSPSRMMITHGSQQFLYILTEILFDEGDIVLVEDPSYFVYLGIMQSHGIRGRGIRMEADGINLAHLEATLEALKKSGELPRLKALYLVSYHCNPTGTTTAAAKKAAALKLLRRYEKFAGHPIYLLEDAAYRELRFAGEDTPGALTMDRTGDRVIYTSTYSKPYATGVRVGFGFLPAPLLTAALRVKGNHDFGTTNFLQQLISRALSTGAYETHVQSLRKRYAKKAAAMVRACHEHLPEGVEWTEPNGGLYVWARMPARVKTDLKSKLFAAALKQKMIYVPGNLCYADDPTRRKPNREMRLSFGSGSIPNIQEGIARLGKALKKVL
- a CDS encoding DUF1549 domain-containing protein, with translation MIWRAAILLCVGLLPLSAAQFTQDQLAWWSYQPVRQPAVPKAGAGWAANEIDHFIARKIAEQKLTPAKPAARRALIRRVTLDLTGLPPTPEQVAAFLKDPSPEAYGKLVDRLLASPRYGERQAAFWLDLVRYADSDGYRADHFRPEAWRYRDYIINSFNADKPYDRFVREQLAGDEIDPGNRDALTATMFLRHWIYEHNQRDVEFQWAEVLADVTSVTADAFLGLGMQCARCHDHKFDPILQKDYYRMQAFFAPLLPRAAMPVGTLAERTAFFEADKKWRRDTESLRRQLHAIEHPVLLKHATREGFEKFIDKIKVMIRKRPEERTAYERQIAEMASRQFDLEQSKLPERLKDATKAEWERLHAELKSFEAKRPKPLPTVKYVVSDAGPVAPVTRIPKQDTVVEPGFLTLLDPSDAVITPPPAALQSTGRRTALANWITRADNPFTARVMVNRMWQQHFGRGLATNTSDFGKLGTPPTHPELLDWLATRLIAEEWSLKKLHRLMVTSATYRQASSHPAAEQADPANTWFARATVQRMDAEQIRDSLLAASGELNLKTGGAGEDGVGSVRRSVYLKVMRNKPDAVLAAFDAPDRISHMPQRTITTTATQSLLLLNSDWARQRANAFARRLHQLHPGNPKAQVLAAHQLTFGRDPSVEHLASGIAYLNLGGEVAANPEPPKIGMFGKRTPSPAAWIQPDGGQRALETAKPGKMPTGDFTAEAFLRLDSLYADASVRTMVSQWDSQQRTPGWALGVTSTKSAYQPRNLILQLTGIPQRGDHGYEVIASNLRPDLKKNYYAAVSVKFDEEGAGTATFYLKDLTTPDGKLQVAKKPFRRNKHYGSKLPLVIGGRTGGSRHGWDGLVDNVRLSSAALDEQSLVIKGEAVRPHTLAFYQFEKDAFHADSSSHDNSLAPLGNPHTPPAIARLAEYCHVLFNANRFLYVD
- a CDS encoding DUF5069 domain-containing protein, producing MSKIVPLISSGTKGPLGVLHLPRLWQKVSLEAAGKIADGYPGIGGGYDSMVIAGLGLDAEAVRSYITNEKPTYTQFEAWISAQDGATLGGDAIGALNDSIAGYNHDADTKAGILGACGLDAGPDDAINLNNLDDWQEFHAAEIAG